The sequence below is a genomic window from Silene latifolia isolate original U9 population chromosome 7, ASM4854445v1, whole genome shotgun sequence.
ACTGTATGCATTAAATCAGAGAatgaaaatatgaaaatatgaaaTGAAATCCCTCAACCCGACTGTATGCATTAAATcagagtgaaaaaaaaaaaacgcaataAGATTTAGGAAAACGGATGTGAATTGTGCATTACCTTGGTCAAGTGATTTGCTGCATACTCCCTCAACCCGGTATCAAAAGACGATAGGATTTCATTAGCCTGATCAATTCGGGAAATTAGGCATGACCAGTGAAATATAATAGTTGCAAGCAGTTTCACAAACATAACTAATTAAAGTTCATTCCGGTTAATAGAATCTGTACCTCAATAAGCGTGACCTGAATGTCGTCTTTCACATGAGCATACCGCTTACTAACATCTGTTTTTATGAAATCGCTCAATTCACCACTAAATTCTACTCCTGTTGGTCCGCCTCCAACTATCACACAATGTAACAAACGCTTCCTTTCATCTTCCGATATGCCTATGATCagtaaaaacaaaacaaaaaaatacaTTCAGACGGAATTTTACTGTCGCATTTGTATCTTGGTTAGAACAATTCAGATTAGAAATAACCTGGACTCTCAGAGAGCATGAGATTTGACAGAAGATTCTTTCTGATCTCCTGAGCATGAGTTACTTCGCGCAGAAATGTTGCATGTTCCTTAACACCCTTAATGTTAAATGTCAAGGGCTCAGCTCCGACTGCAATTACAAGTTTGTCATATGCGACCTTGAATTGATGACGCTTGATTGATTGACCAACATTCTCAACGGTTTCACAATACACCTAATTTCaagaaaaaccgttattttaCATCATGACGCAGAATCAGCAGAAATGTTTTAAACCGTTTTGCGAAGATAACATACTTCATGTTTGGCAGTATCAATGCCAGTGCAGGAGGCCAAATAGAAGTAACAATTTGGGTCCTTAGAAAGAGCAGACTGTATCTGACCAACCGGCTCAGCTACTGATCGGAATTCCAAGGTCCCGACACAGGTTGAAGCAAGCAGAGGAGTAAAAACCATATGATTCCTAGGTGAGACACAAACAATGTCATATATTTTAGTATCTAGTCCTTTCATGAACCGGCATGCAGCCCAACCCGTACCTAAGACTACAACTCTCGGCTTTTCCTCAGGCTTTGTTGGTCCGAGCCCTGGGTATTTCATGGTTTGATGCTCTGAACCTGATTTTTCAGTAGCATTCTCAGACAAAGGGTAATTAGCAGGCAAAGTAGCGCGGAAACCTCTGGTTTGAAATTCTGAAATTCCCGCCTTCCTAATGTTATGGACAGACGGGCTTTGAGAATTGTTCGTTGCATTTTCGAGTGAAGGTTGGGAAGCATTGCAGAAGAATGTCCTCTCAGATATTAAGTCTTTGTCGTTTTTCTGACCGTTTAGTACTCCTCCTGACCTTCTTAAGCCTGTCCTAGCAATTCTTGACATTGCCATCGCCATTTTAAATTATCGACTTAACCACAGAGTTCAACAAAGCGCTGCAAaagagagattcaaagatcagTCTAAGACAAAATTCACAGTCAGCCACAAAACCGCACAATAAGGTAATATGAAATCACAATGAAGGTAATGTAGCTTTGTTTAACAAAGCGCGCCTAGACGCTAACCAAAATTACAACAAGGATCACCCAAGGAGTAGCTATAGACGAGGCACACACGCACCATTAACCAAAATCCCACAAGAGGCACTCAAGGAGTAGCCATAGACGAGGCACACATGCACCACTAACCAAAATGCACACAAGGAGCACCCAAGGATAGCTATAGACGAGGCACACACGCACCACTAACCAAAATGCCCACAACGAGCACCCAAAGAGTAGCTATAGAGGAGGCACACACGCACCAGTAACCAAAATGCTAGCTACAATTCAACATCCTATTACATTACTATGCTCATTACTAAAGACCATAAAGAGCTTAAGTTTCTACTTAGCTTTTGAGAATAGACAAACAATGAATTATGGCATACCCGAGTTAGGATTCGAAGTTAGGGAGCTAAAACATAGATCTAAGATTCTAAAGGGCGACTCAATAATCCAATAAAGTTCATATTTCGTTACTTAAGAGGGAGATATCTCATGTTAACCCCCTCGCTCCACCACCAACTACGATAAATTGTGACTTTTCAACATGAATTGTGGCTCAATTTTGTAATAttcatacaatcatacacaatgTGCACAACCCATGTACAAAATGTCATCTTACTCACTATAAATCATTAAATCCCATCTAAACTACGTCCTTAAGACGTCAGATGTACACAACTTTACCCAACAGTCGAACTTTTTAAAACCCACCAAAGAAACCAAAAGAATGTATCTTACATTCTTACCCCAATCTAAAATAAATCCTTAGAGCGTGTGTCAGATGTACGCAACTTTACCCTGTCGAACTTTATAAAACCCACTAAGCGAAACCAACAATCAAATATAGAAACATAAGAAATGATGATAAATTAAACAAATTTCATAACAAATTGCAAAAAAAATGCATGAAAAAATGAAAGGAAATTAAACCTTTAAAGTAAAAGGTTATGGAATGGCGGCTAATGGTGTGAGATTATGGGGTTATGCAAGGTTTTGGTCCAAGAAAACTGGATGCATTGTTTGTTAcactttattatataaataaataCACCCTATTTATAGAAATGttgttgtaaatattttaaagtgtaataaaaaaataatagttTCTGGAATATTTTAGTAATTTTTGGTGAAGGGAATATTAAAATATCTTAGGGTAAAAAAATGGAAATAAATATTATACGATTTGGTGGGGAGTTAAATAAGGGTGAAAAAATGGCGGCTTGGGGAACACGAAAACTGTAAAACGAAGAAATAATATCTACCCTGGGCATTGTACAGTTGTACTCCGTActagtctcaattgtttattcaagtcaaaggtaaaaaaaaaaaaaaaaaaaaaaaaaaaaaggtacggACTACAATTTTCTACGGGAAAAAGAAATATAAATTTTTAATTGAAAACGGTTGTAAATGCGAAATGGATCTAAAATAATTCGTTATTTGGTTAATAATAACAATTTAGTGTGTTTGAGTTGGTCTTGTGTGAAATCGTTGTACATTTAATTAGGGTAAAACCGTCTATTAGAGATAAATGGgtttggtgtggtggttgctcACCTCATCCTTTAATTATGAGGTCAGTTCGATCCCTGCTCCATGAGAATAGAGCAAACTCTTTGGTCAGCCGTATCGACGGTGAACACAAAATGGAAAAGGATCATCTCCATTACTTTTTGGTTAATTTTCTTTCTTAAGGAGTATTAACTCATATATTTCCATTTCACTCATTTAACCTTTTCTTTTCCAATTAAATTACGACCATCAGAATGGTCCAGAAATAAATCTGGACCACCAAATAGGTAATGGATCTACATTTCTTTAGGTAAAATGTAAGGCGACTTTATACTAATTTACTTTGATAGCAGCTCTTAAAAACGAGATTATTTGTAGTAGCCGTTATTAAAAAACCGTAATAACTGAACGTATAAAGTGGTTAGTCTACATAtatgaactgaaattaagtccaaacaAACATGGGTCAGATCCAAAGAATGAGGGCTGCCTATAACTAGACCATACATCCTCTTGGATGAGGGTGTACTGAAAGATTACAAAGAAGGGTTTGGTTTTTAAACCACCTCGATAGATTTGTGTAGTTCGTAAATTCACTAGCAGCAAGAATTACGAAAAAGGAAAGAATGCAGTAGCGAAATAAAAACTAGAGATCAGATATACCGACAGAGGAAAGGTAGTGACACGGTACGAAACCGCTGCCttaaaaactatttctccggtgcgaccgtggtggcgatcagcgacgaccggtagtccccaaggattacactactgcTGCCTGTTTGTAAGACCTGGAACGAACTTAAGCTTTACCCAGAAAAGAAGAGAGAAAGACGAGAGAATTGAATGTTTGTTGTGTGAAATAAGTGGAATAGCCACTGCATATACATAGTAGAGCATACGGTTTAGAGGAGCCAAAAACTGCTCCTCTAAAATCGTCAGTCAAAGAGAGAAAGGCCACTCGGAtgcggcccaaaaagataggcacagcccgccgcaggcgattcccaaatcccgaatccgggccgggccgggctcgggcacgcgcgcgtgtgcgagctgaattaagcacctcgcaaagtcTCTACAAAAGACTCCCCATGACCACTAGTGATAAGGTAAGGGAAGGGGTGTTATATAAACACATAAAACACCcacttcctcaccaatgtgggacaaatggaAACTAAGAGAAAAGGCTCTCAAAGCCTCTATTTCCAACAATTTGTACATAAGCATTTATCATTATAGAATCGGTAATGAAATATACAGTATCTATTAGCGTTGTGAATCGACGAGAGTGTACAATATTATTTCACGACTTTCAATTCAAGttaatattttaaaaataaataattagaaaaattttaaaattatgaaaattttaaCATGGGTTGGGCCGGTGGAGGATTAAAAGTTTAAAGTTATTTCATTCGGTATAGTCAGTCTGCTTTCTGCTTTGTATATTGCTCGTTTCTTGTGATGGTCGGTATGCTTTACATAAGGGATTTATCAAAGTTATAATATTTCTTCTGGATTTAGGCATTACACTTTCCTCTGCGCTGTACCCGTTTCTTGTGATAGTCAGTCTGTTGTGCATATTACTCGCGATCCTGTCTTTCATAAGCGTACAAAACACATTGAAATTAACTGTCATTTTGTCCGTGATGCTATCAAGGGCGCTCTTATTGCACCATCTTATGTTCGCACCGAAGCTCAACTCTCAAATGTCTTTACTAAAGCTTTGGGTGTATCCTAATTTTAGTCGTTAGTTGTTAAGTTGGGCATTTATAATCCGTATGCTCCAACTTAAGGAGGATAACCTAAGATGTCGTATGTATTACTTATTTACGTTCATATGATTAATTAGAAAGTACTAATATGTTTTCTGTTCTGTCGTATACACACATCTTGACACATTGAATTCTAAAAAAAACAAACATGAGTAATGTGTATGACACCTTCCTCCAGGCACTTGGGATTTTGGGAAGTTTCAGAGATTTTACAAACTCGAAGGGACCCACACCGGTAGACCACACCAAAATCCCGTATGGTACTCCTTCGGTTCCATCAGTTTAGGACAATCTTTTCCTTCTCGACTTCTTTTAAACCACCTCGATAGATTTGTACATAAACATCCATTATTATAGAATCAGTAATAATCTATTAGCGTTGTGAATCGACGAGAAATCGAGAATGTACAACATTATTTCACGACTTATAATTCACATTAAAATTTTacaaataaataaatgagaaaaaattTAAAGTTATAAAATTTTTAACATGGTTGGACCGTTGGAGGAGGATTAACAATTTATAAGGGATTTATCAAATACCATGAGTGATATTTCGTTTGGTGTATTTTATTCGGGATGTAGCAAATTACCCCCATAACATATGTATTATGCGCAAATAAACCTCCTAAGTTTTACTTGTAATAAATTAGCCCCATGAGTTTTTAAAAATGTGTGTTTAAACACAAATCAAGTTTTCTACCCTTTtttttaactaaaattattattttctattgtaaaaatcattttaaaaataattattaaaaattaAATACATTATTTACATGTTCAATAAAAAATGTGAACCAAATTTAATATATACAAAAATTTGAACTGTAACTTTTCATTATAACTTCACTGAAAATTCTCATATTATGAATATTTTttcaccacaaaaaaaaaaaaaaaaaaaaaaaaaattgaatataCTTTCTAGTACTCCTAATAATTAAGAATTTtaggattaatatttgattaataATTTTGACTTTATTGCACATAGTATCAAATTTATGAGGTGATTTGCTATATTTATCGTATTTTACTCTGTTTAGTTTGGATTTGAGTTGAATAAAATCAGGAGGATGTGTGTTAGAGCATCACAATTTTTAACATTGCTGCATTTTTAGAGCTCGAACACGAAATCTCTATGCTAAAACAACTTTCTAAATAAGTGGTGATGCAAGTGTTCATGGGTCAATTTAACCATTTGATATCATATGAAAATTATTAGTTATGCCAATAAAAAACATCCATGTTGTGCAAGTTAAGTATATAGAACAATAAACCTAAATTAATTTTACAACAAAGTTAATTagtaaataaaatacaacaatacgTAAGAATGAATCGTACGATTAGCACCAGGAAATTCCTTAATTTCTCTGTAATTTTTGGTTAGGATTAACCTGCTACTGTAAaaattagcatttcagcagctgctggaacctgctaaaacaatttttttaaaaaaatatttataaattcgattacgttaaaataaaaccgtggtcaataaatctattgaaaacggtcgcatttaaatagaaacctgttgacatattcatccataatacAACATTTCAATAATCacaaaccgttgtcgaattcatgacatttaaaacggtttaataagcataaaccgttgtcatatttactACAGTCTTTTACAACGGTTGTGTttcaataaaaccgttgtcataggttttcgtagagcattcagactaatatgtactaccacggtttcaatattatagacaacggttgttgaaccgttcttaatattgtattacggttatctgaacccgttatttacatttcataacggttctgcctttttaacaaccgtggTCACGAAATAACAACTGTCGTTGTAATAACGGTTCCGTATTTGGTATTACAGCGGTATATCACCTTTTCTAACCGTTGTTGCACcgattatttggcgtagtgtatgCTATTTATTGTCCGTGCTTGTGGGTAGAAACATGCAGAATAAGGTTTCATGTGGAACGATGCGAGTCGGAATGAGCGTGAGGCCCTTAAGAGGTCTATTTGGTCTAGTAAAGGAGGGAAACTCGACCGAGCTTCAGGTACTAGACCGAGCGGTTGACTTTCCAGAAAGTCTGGAAAATCTATATttggtgcactcggccgagtgtaattcactcgaccgagtgcgcccggatactcgatcgagtgggctgtaTGGCAAAACTTGGGTTGTTCCTGGaaagaggatactcgaccgagtagggatgctcactcgaccgagtggggtcactcgaccgagtgatgaTTCCCACTCGACTAAGTGGTCCCCTAATGTAATCAATATTACTTGTCTCTTATTGTGAGACGTATATTGATTTTTGTCATGGTTTTTGAAACTAGAATGGCGCCATGGAGAGCTCAATCGGCAATCGGAACACCCCGTAGGtccgaagaagaagtggataGGATCGTCGCGCAAAACAaggctcttacggaggccctcaAGAACGTGACTAGAAGGGAAGTAGCGGTTGATGGCACGACCATAAGCAAAGCCATGGATCGTCATCGACCCACAAAGTATGACGATAttggagagccaaacctctttggCAATTGGATAAGAGAAATGAAGAACATCTTTGAGGTAGTACAGTGCCTCGATGAGCTGAAGGTGCAGCAAACCGCGTTCTATCTTAGGGGACAAGTGGGTTTGTGGCGGTACAAAGAAATAGAGGCAATGAAGGAATACTACAAGGAGCAAGGGAAAGATGTTATTCCATGGGGAAGCTTTAAGGCGAAAATGAGGGATGGATTCATTCCGGACCATGTCTTAAGCAAGCTCCGAGTGGAGTTTTATGGTTTCTTGTTGACCGATGGGATGCCGATGCAAGAATACTATGTGAGGTTCAATGAGCTATTGACTTATGTTGAAGACCATAACCTTAGCTCGCATTTGTTGGCTCACAAATTTTACAAGGGGCAAACCCTCAAGGTCCTTGAAAAGCTCCCGGCGAGAGTATTGGTGGATGTGAAAGACGTATATGCTAGGGCTGGAAACGCCAAGAGGTTGGCCAATATGACCAAGGAGGCTAAAGAGAGGGTCAGAGAGAAAAGGAAGGCCGAGAGTGAAGGATGAGGAGCTCATCAAAAGAAGTACAACTACCACCAAGTTAAGTCATATTCGGGTGGACCCAATGGAGGCGGTTATTCAAGGTCAAGCGTTGAAGGGAGGGCCATGAGTGAAGGCGGGGGCTTGAGATACTTCAATTTTGGTGGCATTTGCCACAAAATAAATGAGCGTACAAGCGCCAGAAAGGGGTATAATCTAAGGTTTGGGAAAGAGAGCTCCACCAAGCTCCTTCCCAAAGTTTGGTGAGTAATCGCAACTCCGGACCGTGGACCAACCAAAGGAATCCAAGGTCCAATTTCAATGGCGGGTATGGAAGAGGAAATTTCAACTGAGGGGCGCCAATCTCAAAGGTCGATCTACAACGGGAGCCAAGCTTTGGAGGCTAGACCGACTACTTCGGCGAGCACCGTGTAACGGGCAGCCAAGAATAGTGGCAAGATCTTTGCCATGGAGAATAAAGGTGTCGGGAAGGACGCTCATGTGGTCttcggtacatttcttgttaactcTCAaccttgttttattttatttgagtcGGGGGCTACGCATTCTTTTGCGTCTAAAAGACATATGTCGACCCTAGGTTTTGGGGGAGGTGATTTAGTGAACGACGATGTATCGTTACCTTATGGGGCGTCCGTTGTGTGTTCAAAATTGTACAAAAGGGTGTCGGTCATGGTGGGAGAAGTAAACTTTTCGATCAATCTTTTTGAATTTCCTTTGGAGGGGTTTGAAGTAATTTTAGGCCaatatagattgtcatcaaaagaagatAGCTTTGAAAGGACCCAAGGGTGTTTGAGTGTCGTACAATGTTTACTTAGTTAAACCCAAGGTGAAACTCATTACggtaatgactttaaagtcatgttttgTAATAACCCGCGTTTTACAAAAGTTAAATATAGTATTTCAGGAAATGGGAAATAATCaaataagaaattaaataaataagtaatCAACTTATGCAATTAATGAATAATATTTCACTTTTCTCatctaaaaatcaaaaaatagAGAGAAAGAGGGAGAGAAGTTGTACAAAGGGAATTCATTCTACTCATCTTTTccatatttatttattgtaagtAATCaattaatccttgttttaattttCATATTGTTACCTTAATTAAATTAGTTAAGTAATTAGCATAATTAGTCGTCAACCTTGACCGTGACCATGGGGGTTGGTGGtgctgttggtggtggttggccgttggtggtggtggcgggaTGGTGTAGTAGTGGTGTTGTTTTGGGGATTTTTGATTGATTTACACAAGTATGAGTTGTTAGTTAAGATTTTATACATTGAATTCTTATATTCATTATAACTACGTGAATTAAATTACAAGAGGGGATTTAATTAAAGTAAGATGAACTAATTAGTGTTAAAACAACATAATAAAGGTAGTAGATTTGGCCTTGTCAAGTATTATAATTCAATAAATTGATAGTTTGGGTATAGTTGACATGAATTAATTGATTAAGGAAGGTTGATAAAGGTTGTAATTTTGGCTAAGTAGTTTATTAAGTAGCTAATTAGagaatttaatttttaattgatCAAGGATTtaattttcgttcttcctttttgtttttcatcttcccctgtttttattcgcattttgaggcgtgcgttcacccatggacggtttgaaaggatgattcatgtcagccgaccccaaatcattttgggattaaggctctgatgttgttgttgttgttgttgttgtaaggatTTGAAGAGGAGACTTGCTAGTTGTTGATTTGACTTTGGAGCTTGTTGGGAGCGTTTGCTTGAAAGGTAGGCTAGCTACTCAACACTTTTTTGCGGGATTTCTTTATGTGATTCTTTGTCTTTGAATTGTTGTTAAATGGCATTGTTAAGTTCTTACATGATAAATTGCTTGTTGAGCATTTGTGTTAGCCTTAGGTTGTCTAAGTTCTTATAGAATCACCTTCTTCATCTAGCTTGGGTTGCCGCCCTACTGCTGTTAATCGTCAACAACACCGACGCTTGTTTTACCAAACACCCACCGCTCGCCGGCTTCATCATTCACACCACATACGACTTTCGCTTCCTCTCTCCCGAGTGAAGCTTTTTCAGTTTTCCCCCAATTTTCAACTTCTCACTTTTTCACTCAAATTATTCACTTATTTACCCCTTCTATTCTATTAGGCGccttattattattagggttaattgataacaataatccaaactattacCCTCCTTCTCAAAATAATCCTAACTAAGATTTATTCTACAATAAACTCAGCTTTTGATATTATGTTCTTAAAACAATCTAAGTGACTGCCTACCGGTTTAATAGGTCATTTCTTTCTTCACTTTGAAAATATTTCGGGCAACATAAAATTGACATATCTCAGATTCTCCTCCATAATTAATCACCAATCC
It includes:
- the LOC141592934 gene encoding internal alternative NAD(P)H-ubiquinone oxidoreductase A1, mitochondrial-like, producing MAMAMSRIARTGLRRSGGVLNGQKNDKDLISERTFFCNASQPSLENATNNSQSPSVHNIRKAGISEFQTRGFRATLPANYPLSENATEKSGSEHQTMKYPGLGPTKPEEKPRVVVLGTGWAACRFMKGLDTKIYDIVCVSPRNHMVFTPLLASTCVGTLEFRSVAEPVGQIQSALSKDPNCYFYLASCTGIDTAKHEVYCETVENVGQSIKRHQFKVAYDKLVIAVGAEPLTFNIKGVKEHATFLREVTHAQEIRKNLLSNLMLSESPGISEDERKRLLHCVIVGGGPTGVEFSGELSDFIKTDVSKRYAHVKDDIQVTLIEANEILSSFDTGLREYAANHLTKSGVRLVRGIVKEVEKEKIVLTDGTEVPYGILVWSTGVGPSEFVKSLKLPKCPGGRLGIDQWLRVPSVQDVFALGDCAGFMEQTGRKVLPALAQVAEREGKYLVELFNNIGKQDGGKAYCAKGLLLGEPFVYKHAGSMASVGSYKALVDLRESKDANGISMAGFLSFLIWRSAYLTRVLSWRNRFYVAVNWATTFIFGRDNSRIGS